A genomic stretch from Hydrogenimonas urashimensis includes:
- a CDS encoding DUF6115 domain-containing protein, with the protein MNETFWMMAGLAVIMLIIVLYMAVKDREVSRKLAMMEAGFDGLNREIFRLSKAMESLRKSLKEEMMRFELEERKEHGELPEQLLNKKLQPFVLQIQHLQEQIDAIHTELQERVEKLDGKVRRVTFAAEHSAPDEQKILQLHAQGLDSETIAKQLRLGKGEVELVLKFSKIHA; encoded by the coding sequence GTGAATGAAACTTTTTGGATGATGGCAGGGCTGGCGGTGATCATGCTGATCATCGTGCTTTACATGGCCGTCAAAGACAGGGAGGTGTCACGGAAACTGGCGATGATGGAGGCCGGTTTTGACGGACTCAACCGTGAGATTTTCAGACTCTCCAAAGCGATGGAGAGTCTCAGGAAGAGCCTCAAAGAGGAGATGATGCGCTTCGAGCTGGAAGAGCGAAAGGAGCATGGCGAACTTCCGGAACAACTTCTCAACAAAAAGCTGCAGCCTTTCGTTTTGCAGATTCAGCATCTTCAGGAGCAGATTGACGCAATCCATACCGAATTGCAGGAGCGTGTCGAAAAGCTGGACGGAAAAGTGCGGAGGGTCACCTTTGCGGCCGAGCACTCGGCTCCCGATGAGCAGAAGATTCTTCAGCTTCACGCCCAGGGACTCGACAGCGAAACCATCGCCAAACAACTTCGCCTCGGAAAAGGGGAGGTGGAGCTTGTCCTGAAGTTTTCAAAAATCCATGCTTGA
- the miaA gene encoding tRNA (adenosine(37)-N6)-dimethylallyltransferase MiaA, protein MKTVAILGSTASGKTDLAITLASRFDAAILSLDSLAIYREIDIASAKPTPRERGGIPHFGIDVIAPDEHFSVKTFIEIYRDAARFCSRSGKNLIIVGGTGFYLKMLMEGISEIPKISEATAARVRTFMKSPERAYEQLLQIDPEYARNIKKSDRYRIERGWLLYCETGISPSRYFAEHPPTPILGEISLFEIERDRAELQERIEKRTETMLERGLVDEVAKLEKKYGRTPNPMKAIGILEVLDYFDGKLSFAQMLERIVIHTRQLAKRQRTFNSTQFPSHPKGSPERLLPEISKILQG, encoded by the coding sequence ATGAAAACTGTAGCTATTCTGGGTTCCACCGCGTCCGGAAAAACCGATCTCGCCATCACTCTCGCTTCCCGATTCGATGCCGCCATCCTCTCCCTCGATTCCCTCGCCATCTACAGAGAGATCGATATCGCATCGGCAAAACCCACACCCCGGGAGAGGGGAGGCATTCCCCATTTCGGGATCGACGTGATTGCACCGGACGAGCATTTCAGTGTCAAAACTTTCATAGAGATCTACCGCGATGCCGCCCGGTTCTGCAGTAGGAGCGGGAAAAACCTCATCATCGTCGGGGGCACCGGATTCTATCTCAAAATGCTTATGGAGGGTATCTCGGAGATTCCTAAGATTTCGGAAGCCACGGCGGCAAGAGTACGCACTTTTATGAAGAGTCCGGAGAGAGCCTACGAACAACTGCTTCAAATCGATCCGGAGTATGCCCGAAACATCAAAAAAAGCGACCGTTACCGAATCGAAAGGGGGTGGCTTCTGTACTGCGAAACGGGTATCTCACCCTCCCGCTATTTCGCCGAGCACCCGCCGACCCCGATTCTTGGAGAGATCTCTCTTTTCGAGATCGAGCGGGATAGAGCCGAATTGCAGGAGCGTATTGAAAAACGGACGGAGACGATGCTCGAAAGGGGACTGGTGGACGAAGTCGCGAAATTGGAGAAAAAGTACGGAAGAACCCCCAATCCCATGAAGGCGATCGGCATCCTCGAAGTGCTGGACTATTTCGACGGAAAGCTCTCTTTCGCGCAGATGCTAGAGCGCATCGTCATCCATACCCGACAGTTGGCGAAACGGCAGAGAACTTTCAACTCCACCCAGTTTCCGTCCCATCCGAAAGGGAGTCCCGAAAGACTGCTGCCTGAAATCTCAAAGATTCTCCAGGGTTAA
- a CDS encoding uracil-DNA glycosylase: MLDVHPTWRPDVEAAYAALDADYRRFVESAETIPERGRIFNAFRTLPKSEVRYILFGQDPYPRRESATGHAFIDGAVDAIFSETGLSKAVNRATSLRNFIKMALVAEGLLSGENLSQEAIGQIDKSALIATIDDLRENFEANGVLLLNAALVFEQKRASGRHAKAWQPFIRSLLSRLNEDVELILFGSIAKTILKIPETSRFGRYRLEHPYNHTFILNETAHRLFGPMHLLRKNRKISD, from the coding sequence ATGCTTGATGTGCATCCCACATGGCGGCCGGATGTGGAGGCCGCCTATGCCGCCCTCGATGCCGACTATCGCCGTTTCGTGGAGAGCGCAGAGACAATTCCCGAGAGAGGGCGTATCTTCAATGCCTTCCGGACACTTCCAAAGTCGGAAGTCCGTTACATTCTTTTCGGGCAGGACCCTTACCCCCGAAGAGAATCGGCGACGGGACATGCCTTCATCGACGGGGCTGTCGACGCGATCTTTTCGGAAACAGGGCTCTCCAAAGCGGTCAACCGGGCCACGAGCCTGCGCAATTTCATCAAGATGGCACTGGTTGCGGAGGGTTTGCTTTCAGGAGAAAATCTCTCACAGGAGGCGATCGGCCAGATCGACAAATCGGCACTGATCGCCACAATCGACGATCTGCGCGAAAATTTTGAAGCCAACGGTGTACTCCTTCTGAATGCGGCACTGGTGTTCGAGCAGAAGCGTGCCTCGGGCCGACACGCCAAAGCGTGGCAGCCCTTCATCCGTTCACTGCTTTCACGTCTCAACGAAGACGTGGAGTTGATTCTTTTCGGAAGCATCGCCAAAACGATCCTTAAAATACCGGAAACTTCCCGCTTTGGTCGCTATCGGCTCGAACATCCTTACAACCATACGTTTATTCTCAACGAAACGGCCCACCGCCTCTTCGGCCCCATGCATCTGTTGAGAAAAAATCGCAAAATTTCCGACTGA
- the mqnP gene encoding menaquinone biosynthesis prenyltransferase MqnP, producing MVSIAKWFRDFNELIMFQHSVFSLPFIFIAMIVAAGGWFGWYLLLLGVLAAVSARNFAMLVNRYLDRDIDALNPRTRTRPSVDGRFSATHLRILILINALIFVATAYAINDLAFWLSFPILAVLGGYSWFKRFSEMAHLVLGLSLGLAPIAGAVAVEGAIPMWSVMLAVAVMFWVAGFDLLYSLQDMDFDREQGLFSIPSRYGSECTMFLARLLHALAVLFWSFFTATAGLGVFAWLAVVAAAAMLAYEHRIVSRDFSKIDHAFFTVNGYLGFVYLFLVAIDRGIS from the coding sequence ATCGTGTCGATAGCGAAATGGTTCAGAGATTTCAACGAACTGATCATGTTTCAACACTCCGTTTTCTCTCTGCCCTTCATTTTCATCGCGATGATCGTGGCCGCCGGCGGATGGTTTGGCTGGTACCTGCTCCTCCTGGGCGTTCTCGCTGCTGTCAGTGCACGGAACTTCGCGATGCTTGTCAACCGGTACCTCGACAGGGATATCGATGCACTCAATCCTAGAACCAGAACACGTCCGAGTGTCGACGGCCGTTTCTCCGCCACCCATCTGCGCATCCTGATTCTAATCAACGCCCTGATATTCGTTGCCACCGCCTATGCGATCAACGATCTGGCCTTCTGGCTCTCCTTTCCCATCCTCGCCGTTCTCGGCGGCTATTCCTGGTTCAAACGCTTTTCCGAAATGGCCCACCTGGTTCTCGGCCTTTCGCTGGGATTGGCTCCGATCGCCGGAGCCGTGGCGGTCGAAGGTGCCATTCCGATGTGGTCGGTCATGCTCGCGGTCGCCGTCATGTTCTGGGTGGCGGGTTTTGATCTGCTCTACTCTCTGCAGGATATGGACTTCGACCGGGAGCAGGGGCTCTTTTCCATCCCTTCACGATACGGAAGCGAATGTACGATGTTTCTCGCGAGGCTTTTGCATGCGCTTGCGGTTCTTTTCTGGTCTTTCTTCACCGCCACCGCGGGGCTCGGAGTTTTCGCGTGGCTGGCGGTGGTTGCCGCCGCCGCGATGCTTGCCTACGAACACCGCATCGTCAGCCGCGATTTTTCAAAGATTGACCATGCCTTTTTCACCGTCAACGGCTATCTTGGTTTCGTCTATCTCTTTCTGGTTGCGATCGACAGGGGGATCTCGTGA